The following is a genomic window from Candidatus Riesia pediculischaeffi.
ATTTGACTCAAGAAGAATATTTTTATCTAAATAATTTCTCTTATTTTAAAAAAGATTATTTAAATTGGTTAAGAAATTTTCGTTTTGACCCTAATCAAGTTGCAATATATAGCAGTTCTAACAATAGTCTTCGAATTAGAATTAGTGGATACTGGTGTAAAGTTATCTTGTGGGAAGTTCCGTTACTATCGATGGTTAGCGAACTTGTGCATAAAGATAGGTATCCAAAGAAAAAAAATGAGAAGAAAGCCATCCAACAACTGTATTTAGAAATAGAAGGACTACTTGACGTTGCTAAAAAACAAGGTATAAATTTAAAATACTTTAAAATAGTTGATTTTGGTACTCGTCGTCGTTTCTCAAGATCAATTCATTACAGAGTTGTACGGGAACTAAAGAAAAATTTTCCTTATTTCGTTGGGACCAGCAATTATCACCTTGCTAAAAAGCTTCATGTTCTCCCATTTGGAACGCAATCTCATGAATGGTTTCAAGCTCACCAACAAATATCTCATGAACTGTTATATAGTCAAAAAGAAGCGCTAAAGATATGGTTAAATGAATATCCGAAAGAACTCGGTATTGCAATAACAGATTGTATCACAATGAACTCTTTTCTGAAGGATTTTGATTTATCTTTAGCAAAAAGATATGCTGGATTACGACATGATTCGGGAGATCCGGTAGAGTGGGCTAAAAAAGCAATAGAGCATTATGATCATCTTAAAATCAATACGAATGAAAAAACTTTAGTTTTTTCTGATAATCTTGATCTACAACAAGCTCTACACTTATATAAAATTTTTTATAAAAAGATAAATTTGGTTTTTGGAATTGGTACGAAATTAACTTGCAACATTCCGGGAGTAAATCCTTTAAATATTGTTATCAAGTTAACGGAATGTAATGGAAAACCAGTGGCTAAAATATCTGACAGTCCAAAGAAAACGATTTGTAAAGATCCTAACTTCATTAAACAGTTGGTCCGTGCTTTTAATCTATTTTAGATGACAAATGATAGATAATCTTCTTTTTATCGAACATTTTCAAATATTTTTATTTGTTTTTATAAAAATTTTAAATCCGATTTCCAAGAGAGGAATAAATGACCTTAGTATCAATAGCTGATATATTTGACAGAAAAGTACATTTAGGAGAAGAAATTAAGGTTCAGGGGTGGGTCAAATCTAGAAGGGACTACAAAGGGTTTTCTTTTATAGATATGTATGACGGATCTTGTTTAAATTTTTTACAAATTATCGTTAGAAGAGAACTTGTTCAAAATTATCAAACTGAAATTTTGTCAATTACTACTGGATTTTCATTAGAAGTGACTGGAGTTCTTTCTCCATCGATTGGGAAAGATCAAAAATTTGAATTACTCAGCACTGATGTAAAAATAATAGGAAAGATAAAGAACCCAGAAAGTTATCCGATATCCATCAAAAAACATAGCGTCGAATATCTTAGAGAAGTTGCCCATCTTCGTCCGAGAACTAATATTATAGGTTCTGTTTCAAGGATAAGAAGCGATTTAATATATTTTATTCATTCTTTTCTCCGAAAAGAAGGATATTTTTTAGTATCTACCCCCATTATTACAACTGTTGATACGGAAAAATCGAGTAAGATGTTCTTCGTATCTTCCATAGATTTAGATGAATTGCTAGCAAAAGGATCTGAAGAGATAGATTTCGATAAAGATTTTTTCGGAATAAAAACTTTTCTAACAGTTTCTGGTCAATTAAATTTAGAAGCTTATGCATGTTCTCTCAGAAAGGTTTATTCTTTTGGTCCAACTTTTCGCGCAGAACCTTCAACTACTATGAAACATTTAGCTGAATTTTGGATGTTAGAAGTAGAAGCATCTTTTTTAAATCTTTCTGAACTAATTGAGTTTTCTGAAAAGATGCTCAAATATCTTTTTCGAAAGATTGCAGATTATAGGAAACAAGATTTGCTCTTTCTCTCCAAAAAAACCGGAACCAACATACTGAAGAGGTTAGATCAATTTATTCAATCTGATGTGATTCAAGTAGAGTATTACGATGTAATAAAAATTTTAAACAAAAAACGTTTTAACGTAAAATCTTTGGAGAAAGATATCTCATCAGAACAAGAAAGGTATTTGACTGAGAGATATTTTAAGAATTCGATAGTGATTAAAAATCATCCAAAAAGTATTAAACCTTTCTATATGAAAATAAATAAAGATCAAAAAACAGTTGCTTCAATGGACCTCTTGTTACCAAAACTTGGAGAAATTGTTGGAGGATCGCAAAGAGAAGAAAATTTCTCCATAATACATCAAAATATGATTGAGAAAGGAATTAATGTAAAAAATTATGAATGGTACTTAGATCTTCGTCGTTATGGAACTGTTCCTCATTCTGGATTTGGGTTAGGTTTTGAAAGATTGGTTTCTTACATTACTGGAATGAAAAATGTTCGAGATGTTATTCCATTTCCTAGAACTATGCGTAATGCTAGGTTTTAAAATTAAAAATTTTTACAATTCTCTAAAGTTCAATAAACATAAGATGTATCTTTAATATTCTACGTATTTTACTTTATAACGTTTAATATAATTTCATTCAAATTTTTTAAAATACTATGAAAGAAATGACGGTGCATTCATAAAATTCATAATATTTTGTTTTATAATGTTATCCTTATACAAATAGAGTCAAACAAGATGATAAAAAGAAATATTTTTATTTTATTTATGATGATAAAAATATTAATTAGTACGGTTTACGCATTGGAGATTAAAGGAAAAAATAAAGAAAAAATAGAGTTTTCTGGAAGCTTTAGAATACAAAATGATTTTAACTCCTTCGGAAATGCTATTTTTAATAAACATAACGAGATCATCAATCAGACAAATTTGAATATTATAGGAGAAAAGGAGATATTTCGAGGGATCACTGGTTTTGGAAACTTTGAGATGGAGAACTCATTTAATCATTCTAAATATGAAAGTTATAGCAAAAGCAACTTAACATGCATCGGATTAGATCTTATGAATCTTGGTAAGATAGAATATGGAAAAAGTTATATCATATTGTACGATGTTAAAAAATGGACTAATCCCATTAAAGATCGAATAGCAGAAGAGATAAAGTATCCTTTTCAGGGAATAGAGAATTTACAAAGCAATCTTCTGACATATAAAAAAAATTTCGGTAATAGGGATGAGTTAGGACTATCTTTCCAGTATTGTGGAAAAAGATGGGAGGCAACAGATAACGCATACGATTCAGGATTCGGTTTTTCAGCTAACTACGACGTTTTATACGGACTAAAAGTAGGTTTGTCACATTTGGACATCGGAAAGTTTAGATTTTCTGGAACAGATAACAGGGCAATAATTTTTCAAGATATGAGCTTTTGGAACGCTGGCATGAAATACAAAGATAAGGGTAGTAATTTTTACATTTCCGCGGTTTACGAAGATATGCAAACAACAGATAAGATTCACCAACGTCAAAAGGAAAATAGCAGAAAGGTGAGTGATACGAAAAGTTTTAATTTCATCATGCAGTGTATATCTCAAAAAATAAGTTTGAAACCATTCTTAGGTTTTTCTAAAATATATAGAACACATTTTCTTGATAATTTTCGAAAAAATCTTACAAAAGACTGTATTTACCTCGGAATATCTTATCAATTCGATAAAAATCTAACAGCAAACTTCAATTATCAGATGAATATCACTGATTTTCAAATGAAAGAAAAAGTTCCAAGTAATGCTACGTTCGGAATAGAATACAGATTTTAAAATGACGTCATCCGATATCTGATTTTCATAAAAATCAACTTAAAAATTGGGCTCAGCTTAGAGATCTTTCGTTGAGATACGGTGTCTTTCGATTATAACTTCGATGACCTTCTGTTATATAAGGGATACGGTAGAGAGATTAGACAACCATAATCTCGATCATCCTTATTTTAAATTAGTCACAACCTTATCCAAAAAAAAATTGATATATGACCTTAAAGATTTTTAGAAACGCATGACTTCTTGAAGGGATTAAGCTTTCTCTTCCAAAAGAACCTATATTTGCTGCTATACGGAACAAAAAATTAAGTTGAAGATATTTCAATTTTTTACACGGATCGTTATGAGAGAACTCACTATAACGTTTCTATCGTGATGTGTTCCTTTCCTGAAGAAGATCAATCTTTCTCTTCTGGATGTCTAGAAATCTTTACAACATCATCTCCCGTAAAGATCAATATGTTTTCCCTGATAGGAAACTTCATGTTATCCTTCTTACAGAAAAGTTCAGACCTATTTCTGCTGTAGATCAGTTTTCCAGTACATATTGGGCAAGCAATAATCTTAAATAAAAAGTCGTCCATTCTTTATATAAAAAACATTAAAAGTTTCTTATCAATTAAGGATATCTCATGTTGTAAGACTGTGAAAACTCCTCGATAAGAAGAATCTTTTATTTTAATGGTTTAATTGTTGTAAATAATTTTTCTTGCAAAGAATATGTTTTGTCAATCAGTTCTGAGATAAAAATTTGATATCTTCAAGAACCTAGTTTGAGTACATTAAACAGTACGGTTTTAATCGAACATATTCTTAATAAGGATAAAACATGGTATGGCCGAACTTCTAATATAGAACAACGATTCACGTCGAATAAGATAGCGATAAAGTGGTTTATACGACCGAAGGTGCTTTCCTGTACGATACCTTCTTATAAAATATGGAATCGTGGTAGATCGCTATTCTTTGAAAAGATCGAGATAATCAATCGCACTACGACAAGATAAGATATTTTAGTGACGAACAACGATATTACAAAGTTACGTTAGAATTCGTTGAAGATAAAGCCTCCTATCGGTTTGTTCGGTACATCCAAAAATTACTTCATTAAGATTGAATATTTTTAATTTTTCCAAAAAGTAGAAGAAAGCACCTTGTCGAAAATGATAATCGTGATTTATTTAAGTGATAAAAAATCATAATCATACGATCTGATATTATTCGTTTTTAGCTGCTTTAAACGCTTCAATCATGATGTTAGGAAATTTGTTTCTTTCTGTACTTTCATGACATTCAGAAGATTTTCTATTTTTTTCTGATAAATTCAATCTTTCGCAGTTAGAAAGAATGATAATTCTTTTTTTTCTATCGATTCCTATGTATTTAGCTGATATACGACTTCCAACTTTATGATACTCTGGAAAAACTTCTGAAAGAACCATTTTTCCAAAGATGTTCTCCTCTAATGAGATGATAATTTCCTTTCCTTCCACAGAGTATATTCTACCGAAAACTATATCTCCCTTTTTATATCTTTTAGAATACGCTTGAAATGGATCTTCAGATAGTTGTTTGATCCCCAACGATATTCTCTCCCTTTCAAAATCGACTTGCAGAACAACGGCAGATACGACATCTCCTCTTTTATACTTAACAGACTCTTCTTCATACGGTTTATTCCAAGATACATCGGAAGAATGTACTAACCCATCTATTCCGCCGTATAACTCGATGAAAATTCCAAAATCAGTAATTGATTTTATTTTTCCTTCTACACGATCATTCTTTTCATGAGTTTCTGAAAAAATTTTCCAAGGATTCGGTTGACATTGTTTCAAACCCAATGATATACGTCGTCTTTTTTCATCTATATCTAATATCATGACCTCTATCTCTTTTCCGATATTAACTATTTTAGATGGGTGTGTATTCCTCTTAGTCCAATCTATTTCAGATATATGTACCAACCCTTCTATTCCTTCTTCAATCTCAACGAAACAACCGTAATCAGTAATGTTAGTTACTTTTCCTACAGTCTTACTTCCAGCAGAATATTTTTTTAATATTCCGTCCCATGGATCATCTCCTAACTGCTTCAAACCGAGAGAAACCCTGCTCTTATCTTTGTCAAACTTTAAAACTTTAACTTGTATCTTATCACCAACCTTAACAATCTCACTTGGATGTTTCACCCTTTTCCAAGATATGTCAGTGATATGTAATAATCCGTCTATTCCACCTAAATCAATAAAAGCTCCATAATCAGTTAAATTTTTTACAACACCTGGAACAGAAATTCCTTCTTTTAAATTATTTAGGAAAATCATACGATCATTTTGATTTTCAGATTCAATTATCGCCTTTCTAGATATCACGATGTTGTTTCTCTTGCTGATCTAACTTGATAATCTTGAATTCTATCTCTTTTCCTTCTAAATTGTTGGAAGAAAAATCTCTGATCGGTTTAATGTCAAACAGAGAACCAGGTAAAAATGCTCGAATGCCATCTATTTCGACTGAAAAACCACCCTTCACTTTCTCATTTATAGTACCTAATACTTTTCTACCTTCGATATAAGATTCTTTTAAAAACATCCAAATTGCATTTCTCTTCGCCTTTTCCCTAGAAACAACCGTCTCTCCAAATCCATCTTCAATCGTCTCAAGAATGACATCTACCACGTCCCCTACCGTTACTTCAATATTCCCACTTAGATCTTTAAATTGTTCTATTGGAACAAATGATTCAGATTTCAAACCCGTATCGACCACTATTGTATCCTTTTCGATACTTATTATTTTCCCTTGAATTAAAGATCCAGAACGCATCCTTATCTTCTTTAGAGATTTTTTAAATAATTCATTAAATGATTGATTCATATGAAATATAAATTGTTACCTTTTATGATTATTTGCTATGTTATAATTTACTTCGTTCAACCATCAATGGTCAAAGAGTTGACTTATATGTAAGATAGAATTATTAATCCGCCTTACGATTTTAGAAAATCCGGTCGCAGTAATTCCCAATGTGAAACTAGAATGTAAGAAATATATAAAATACCAAATGTAGAAAACAATGAGATAAATATAAATTAAAATACAATCAAGTGCAACAATGATTGCAGGATCATCTATATTCAACGCTAAAAATGTTCCTTCTGTGTTGAACAATTTCATGACAGGATGGAAATGTTCTAAGCGTCTAAACTCTAGTTGATTCGAAATGAAATTACAATTTTTCAATTTTTAATCATGAAAAATAATATTTACATACTTTTGATTATCGAGATTTAGATCTCCTATGAGACAATTCATCAAGTTTCTGAAAAAAATTTGGGAATGTTTTGCTGACGCATCCTGGATTATCGATGAAAACTGACTGACCGGACACGGATAAGAGAGAAAAACACATGGCTATTCTATGATCATCATAAGTACGAATTTTTGATTGTTTAATTTTCTTTGGCGGATGAATCGTTATGCTACTTTCATTCTCTTCAACGTGAGCTCCGGCTTGACTCAGTCCATCTATCATAGATAACATCCTATCTGACTCTTTAAATCTCCAATGATCGATATTTCTGATTATAGTTCTTCCTTTCGCAAATAAAGCTAATATCGCGATTGTCATTGCAGAATCTGGGATATCTTCTGCATCCACTTCGATTCCGAACAAATCCCCCTTCGTAGATTCAATACAGTTTTCCTTCCACAGTATATTTGCTCCCATTCTTTGGATAATTTCTATAAATCTCAAATCTCCTTGTATACTCCTTCTATTTATTCCGTTAATTTTAATCTTTTTACCTGCAATTGCGCTCGCTGCTATAAAATAAGAAGAAGACGTAATATCTGGTTCTACATGATATCTTCCTGGGGATACATACTGTTGATTTTGATCAATTTCAAAGGATTGGTAACCTAAACTTTCAACATGGACATTGAATAAACGCATCATTTTTAATGTCATATCTACATATGTCTTGGATACAAGATGTTTCCCAACCGATATTTTTACTGAGTTCGATATCAGGGGAGAAGATATTAACAAAGCGCTCACGAATTGACTAGAAATATTAGAACTTATGGTGATTTTTCCTCCGTGGAATCCACCAAATATTCTTATCGGAGGAAATCCATATCTTTTTTGATAGATGATTCTTGCTCCTCCCTGTCCCAAAGAAGAAACCAACTGTTTGATCGGTCTTTCCTGCATCCTTTTCGTTCCAGTTAATATAACATCATTCTCTGAAACGGAAAAAACAGCAGTTAGCAGTCTCATAGAAATTCCAGAATTTCCTAGAAATAGTTTTAATCCCTTTCGACAGAATCTAAAACGATCCGGATTGCCGTATATAATGCAAGAATTATCATGATCTAAATCGTATTTTATGCCGATTTTCTTCAAAGCTAGCAACATAACCTTCGTATCCTGACAATTTGATAAGTTGGTTATCGTAGTTATACCTTGAGAAAGTGCGGAAAGTAGTAACACCCTGTTGGATATACTCTTAGAACCAGGTACTTCTACATTTCCTTTTAAATATGTAATGGGAGGAATCAACATACGAAAATTTATTGATCTTCTTTTTTATAAAAACATTTAAAATTAAAAAAACGATATATCTTTAAAGAAATATTGATGTTCAAAATATTTCATGAAATCAACAAGAGCTTTAACTCCTTCGTATGGCATAGAATTGTATATGGAAGCTCGCATACCTTTCGTTTCTCTGTGACCTCTCAAAAAGAGTAGTCCTGATTTTTCTGAGAATTCGACAAACTTTTCATCTATTTTTGTACTTTTTGTCCGAAATGTAACATTCATCATAGAACGATATTTCATATCTATACTATTGATATA
Proteins encoded in this region:
- the pncB gene encoding nicotinate phosphoribosyltransferase, translating into MKKIFQSPIITSILDTDAYKLHMQQAVFHYYKKVFVVAELQYRNQEILKKYIYAIRYQINLMKNIHLTQEEYFYLNNFSYFKKDYLNWLRNFRFDPNQVAIYSSSNNSLRIRISGYWCKVILWEVPLLSMVSELVHKDRYPKKKNEKKAIQQLYLEIEGLLDVAKKQGINLKYFKIVDFGTRRRFSRSIHYRVVRELKKNFPYFVGTSNYHLAKKLHVLPFGTQSHEWFQAHQQISHELLYSQKEALKIWLNEYPKELGIAITDCITMNSFLKDFDLSLAKRYAGLRHDSGDPVEWAKKAIEHYDHLKINTNEKTLVFSDNLDLQQALHLYKIFYKKINLVFGIGTKLTCNIPGVNPLNIVIKLTECNGKPVAKISDSPKKTICKDPNFIKQLVRAFNLF
- the asnS gene encoding asparagine--tRNA ligase; this translates as MTLVSIADIFDRKVHLGEEIKVQGWVKSRRDYKGFSFIDMYDGSCLNFLQIIVRRELVQNYQTEILSITTGFSLEVTGVLSPSIGKDQKFELLSTDVKIIGKIKNPESYPISIKKHSVEYLREVAHLRPRTNIIGSVSRIRSDLIYFIHSFLRKEGYFLVSTPIITTVDTEKSSKMFFVSSIDLDELLAKGSEEIDFDKDFFGIKTFLTVSGQLNLEAYACSLRKVYSFGPTFRAEPSTTMKHLAEFWMLEVEASFLNLSELIEFSEKMLKYLFRKIADYRKQDLLFLSKKTGTNILKRLDQFIQSDVIQVEYYDVIKILNKKRFNVKSLEKDISSEQERYLTERYFKNSIVIKNHPKSIKPFYMKINKDQKTVASMDLLLPKLGEIVGGSQREENFSIIHQNMIEKGINVKNYEWYLDLRRYGTVPHSGFGLGFERLVSYITGMKNVRDVIPFPRTMRNARF
- a CDS encoding porin; translated protein: MMIKILISTVYALEIKGKNKEKIEFSGSFRIQNDFNSFGNAIFNKHNEIINQTNLNIIGEKEIFRGITGFGNFEMENSFNHSKYESYSKSNLTCIGLDLMNLGKIEYGKSYIILYDVKKWTNPIKDRIAEEIKYPFQGIENLQSNLLTYKKNFGNRDELGLSFQYCGKRWEATDNAYDSGFGFSANYDVLYGLKVGLSHLDIGKFRFSGTDNRAIIFQDMSFWNAGMKYKDKGSNFYISAVYEDMQTTDKIHQRQKENSRKVSDTKSFNFIMQCISQKISLKPFLGFSKIYRTHFLDNFRKNLTKDCIYLGISYQFDKNLTANFNYQMNITDFQMKEKVPSNATFGIEYRF
- a CDS encoding Trm112 family protein — its product is MDDFLFKIIACPICTGKLIYSRNRSELFCKKDNMKFPIRENILIFTGDDVVKISRHPEEKD
- the aroA gene encoding 3-phosphoshikimate 1-carboxyvinyltransferase, yielding MLIPPITYLKGNVEVPGSKSISNRVLLLSALSQGITTITNLSNCQDTKVMLLALKKIGIKYDLDHDNSCIIYGNPDRFRFCRKGLKLFLGNSGISMRLLTAVFSVSENDVILTGTKRMQERPIKQLVSSLGQGGARIIYQKRYGFPPIRIFGGFHGGKITISSNISSQFVSALLISSPLISNSVKISVGKHLVSKTYVDMTLKMMRLFNVHVESLGYQSFEIDQNQQYVSPGRYHVEPDITSSSYFIAASAIAGKKIKINGINRRSIQGDLRFIEIIQRMGANILWKENCIESTKGDLFGIEVDAEDIPDSAMTIAILALFAKGRTIIRNIDHWRFKESDRMLSMIDGLSQAGAHVEENESSITIHPPKKIKQSKIRTYDDHRIAMCFSLLSVSGQSVFIDNPGCVSKTFPNFFQKLDELSHRRSKSR